A genomic region of Nostoc sp. UHCC 0702 contains the following coding sequences:
- a CDS encoding SDR family oxidoreductase, which yields MAEFDNKVALVTGGSSGIGRDTALAFAEKGAKVVIASRRVTESKQTVELIQAAGGEAFFVQTDVTKAAEVENLINQTVAIYGRLDYAFNNAGTEGIFGRTIEQTEETWNQIIDTNLKGVWLSMKYQIPQMLQQGGGAIVNNASIAGLIGLAGASIYVASKHGVVGLTKSLALEHAKENIRINAVCPGGIETDMLIRAFGEEGAANFGAAHPIGRLGQPEEVASVVVWLCSDAASFITGQPLAIDGGFTVQ from the coding sequence ATGGCAGAATTTGATAACAAAGTTGCTCTAGTGACGGGTGGTAGTTCTGGTATTGGTCGAGATACTGCGTTAGCTTTTGCTGAAAAAGGAGCAAAAGTCGTGATTGCTAGCCGCCGGGTGACAGAAAGCAAACAAACAGTAGAACTAATTCAAGCTGCTGGTGGCGAAGCTTTTTTTGTGCAAACTGACGTAACTAAAGCAGCTGAAGTAGAGAATTTAATAAATCAAACAGTCGCTATTTATGGCCGTTTAGACTATGCCTTCAATAATGCTGGTACTGAAGGAATTTTCGGTCGTACCATTGAACAAACAGAAGAGACTTGGAATCAGATCATTGATACAAATCTTAAAGGAGTTTGGTTATCGATGAAATATCAAATTCCGCAGATGTTGCAGCAAGGGGGAGGAGCAATTGTTAATAACGCTTCCATTGCTGGATTAATTGGCTTGGCCGGTGCTTCCATTTACGTTGCTAGCAAACACGGTGTAGTTGGGTTGACTAAATCATTGGCTTTGGAACATGCCAAAGAAAACATTAGGATTAATGCTGTATGTCCTGGTGGTATTGAAACAGATATGCTAATTCGTGCTTTTGGTGAAGAAGGCGCAGCAAACTTTGGGGCTGCACATCCCATTGGCCGCTTAGGTCAGCCAGAAGAAGTAGCTAGCGTTGTTGTCTGGCTGTGTTCGGATGCAGCTAGCTTTATTACTGGTCAGCCTCTTGCCATTGATGGCGGTTTTACAGTGCAGTAA
- a CDS encoding AMP-binding protein, with amino-acid sequence MSNTHVASSFLSNITKQESQALQRLVDYTNVDSLPDIWPLVAKQFANVTALHNPHAKPEVVITYAELAKQIQQFAAGLQVLGVQVGDRISLIADNSPRWFIADQGIMTAGAIDAVRSSQAETEELLFIVANSGSTTLVVEDLKTFKRLQDRLEDLPIKLVVLLSDETPPTESSLKVVNFPQLIEMGTNHTLVKVQHDPNTLATLIYTSGTTGKPKGVMLSHNNLMHQVKALGAVIQPKPGEMVLSILPTWHSYERSGEYFLLSQGCTQVYTNLRSVKRDLREFKPHYMIAVPRLWESIHEGVQKQFREQPANKQRLINFLLGTSEKYIQARRIAQGLSLDHLNSSAVQRLAASIQASALFPLHALGERLVYAKVREATGGEINYVISGGGALPKHIDNFFEIVGVQLLQGYGLTETSPVTNARRPWRNFRGSSGQPIPGTEVKIVDPETRKPLPGGQRGLVLLKGPQIMQGYYQNPEATAKVIDAEGWFDSGDLGWVTPENDLVLTGRAKDTIVLTNGENIEPQPIEDACLRSPYIDQIMLVGQDQRSLGALIVPNIEALEKWAENQNLKFSLQDEDSTSSSQKIDLESKMIQDLFRQELNREVKNRPGYRPDDRIGPFKLILEPFSIENGLMTQTLKIRRHIVTERYHDMINGMFA; translated from the coding sequence ATGTCGAACACTCATGTGGCATCTTCTTTTTTATCGAATATCACAAAACAAGAAAGCCAAGCATTACAGCGTTTGGTAGATTATACAAATGTGGATTCTTTACCAGACATTTGGCCATTAGTAGCAAAACAATTTGCTAATGTTACAGCTCTTCACAATCCCCATGCCAAACCAGAAGTAGTGATAACTTATGCCGAGCTAGCAAAGCAAATTCAACAATTTGCTGCTGGTTTGCAAGTATTGGGAGTTCAAGTAGGCGATCGCATTTCCCTGATTGCTGACAACAGTCCTCGCTGGTTTATCGCCGATCAAGGTATCATGACTGCTGGGGCAATTGATGCGGTGCGTAGTTCCCAAGCAGAAACAGAAGAATTGCTGTTTATCGTGGCTAATAGTGGCAGCACGACGTTGGTAGTTGAAGATTTAAAGACGTTTAAGAGATTGCAAGATCGCCTTGAAGATTTACCAATAAAATTGGTGGTCTTACTTTCAGATGAAACACCACCAACAGAGTCTAGCCTGAAGGTAGTGAACTTTCCCCAGTTAATAGAAATGGGGACAAACCATACTCTTGTCAAAGTCCAGCACGACCCCAACACCCTCGCCACCCTAATTTATACTTCAGGCACTACAGGTAAACCCAAAGGTGTGATGCTGTCTCACAATAATTTGATGCATCAAGTAAAAGCTCTGGGGGCAGTAATTCAACCAAAACCAGGAGAAATGGTGCTTAGCATCCTGCCTACATGGCACAGTTACGAACGCAGCGGTGAGTATTTCTTACTTTCTCAAGGTTGCACGCAAGTTTACACCAACTTGCGTTCTGTCAAACGAGATTTGCGAGAATTTAAACCCCATTACATGATTGCTGTACCGCGCCTGTGGGAATCGATTCATGAAGGAGTGCAAAAGCAATTCCGCGAACAACCAGCAAACAAGCAACGCCTGATAAACTTTTTGTTAGGCACTAGCGAGAAATATATCCAAGCGCGACGAATTGCCCAAGGTTTGAGTTTAGATCATCTGAATTCCTCAGCTGTGCAAAGATTAGCAGCTAGCATCCAAGCATCTGCTTTGTTTCCTCTCCATGCTTTGGGTGAGCGACTAGTTTATGCCAAAGTCAGGGAAGCAACAGGAGGAGAAATCAACTATGTGATTAGTGGTGGCGGTGCGCTACCAAAGCACATAGATAACTTTTTTGAAATTGTTGGTGTGCAGCTTTTACAGGGTTATGGTTTAACAGAAACTTCTCCTGTGACTAATGCGCGTCGTCCTTGGCGCAATTTTCGGGGTTCATCCGGGCAACCAATCCCAGGTACAGAAGTTAAAATTGTAGACCCTGAGACAAGAAAGCCCCTACCAGGCGGTCAACGAGGCTTAGTGTTGCTCAAAGGGCCTCAAATTATGCAAGGCTATTACCAAAATCCCGAAGCAACAGCAAAAGTAATTGATGCCGAAGGTTGGTTTGATAGCGGTGATTTGGGTTGGGTGACACCAGAAAACGACTTGGTATTGACTGGTAGGGCTAAAGATACCATTGTCTTAACCAATGGGGAAAACATCGAGCCGCAACCGATTGAGGATGCGTGTTTGCGATCGCCCTACATTGACCAAATCATGCTTGTTGGACAAGACCAACGCAGCCTCGGTGCTTTAATTGTCCCCAATATCGAAGCCTTAGAAAAATGGGCAGAAAATCAGAACCTCAAATTCAGCCTACAGGATGAAGATTCTACCTCATCCAGTCAAAAAATTGACCTGGAGAGTAAAATGATCCAGGATTTATTTCGGCAAGAACTGAATCGGGAAGTGAAAAACCGTCCAGGTTATCGACCTGATGACCGTATTGGGCCGTTCAAGCTGATTCTAGAACCGTTTTCCATCGAAAATGGCTTAATGACACAAACGCTGAAAATACGGCGACACATTGTCACTGAACGCTATCACGATATGATTAACGGCATGTTTGCCTGA
- a CDS encoding YlqD family protein: MDLSNPQLLLKRVVNVKVIVTPLWKEEVQQQLQANINQLDQQLQQLDVEGQRAIAAIQKQSLQPPGPQTLQQIDNIQLQINQKKSELLEQKNQLLQNLQQVQFLDLDQEVNQFQMEGFFRVERGDNLISKMQVEIVLRDGVIEDIRGDI; this comes from the coding sequence ATGGATCTTTCCAACCCCCAATTGCTATTGAAGCGCGTCGTCAACGTCAAAGTTATTGTTACTCCCCTCTGGAAAGAGGAAGTACAACAGCAACTACAAGCAAATATCAATCAACTTGATCAGCAGTTGCAACAACTGGATGTTGAAGGGCAAAGAGCGATCGCGGCAATTCAAAAGCAAAGTCTACAACCACCAGGGCCTCAGACCCTCCAGCAAATTGACAATATCCAACTCCAAATCAATCAAAAGAAAAGTGAACTATTAGAGCAAAAAAACCAATTGCTGCAAAACCTCCAGCAAGTGCAGTTCCTCGATTTAGACCAAGAAGTTAATCAATTTCAAATGGAAGGCTTTTTCCGGGTCGAACGGGGTGATAACTTGATCAGCAAAATGCAAGTCGAAATTGTTCTGCGCGATGGCGTTATAGAAGATATTCGTGGCGATATCTAG
- a CDS encoding 2-oxo acid dehydrogenase subunit E2, which yields MSIHEVFMPALSSTMTEGKIVSWVKSPGDKVEKGETVVVVESDKADMDVETFYEGYLAHIIVQAGDTASVGAAIAYIAETEADIEAAKSLGNSGGAAATATSAPTRVAATANVSTPASASQNGSNHQEGRLVASPRARKLAKELKVDLTTLKGSGPYGRIVALDVEGVVNKGKPAAPAPVTPATTAPTITPAAPPTPQPTAPALIPAAASAIPGQTVPLTTFQNAVVRNMVATLSVPVFRVGYTITTDGLDKLYKQIKSKGVTMTALLAKAVAVTLQKHPLLNASYSDQGIVYHSDINISVAVAMDDGGLITPVLQNADSVDIYSLSRTWKSLVERARTKQLQPQEYNSGTFTLSNLGMFGVDKFDAILPPGQGSILAIGASRPQVVATSDGLFGVRQQMQVNITCDHRIIYGAHAAAFLQDLAKLIETNPQSLTL from the coding sequence ATGAGCATTCACGAAGTATTTATGCCGGCGCTGAGCTCCACCATGACCGAAGGCAAAATTGTCTCCTGGGTAAAATCGCCAGGCGATAAAGTGGAAAAAGGCGAAACAGTGGTGGTTGTCGAGTCAGATAAGGCAGATATGGATGTGGAAACCTTCTATGAAGGATATCTTGCCCACATCATAGTACAAGCCGGTGACACGGCAAGCGTAGGGGCTGCGATCGCTTACATTGCAGAAACGGAAGCTGATATCGAAGCTGCCAAGTCTTTGGGTAACTCTGGCGGTGCTGCGGCTACTGCTACTTCTGCTCCCACACGAGTTGCAGCCACAGCCAATGTCAGCACACCTGCTTCAGCATCTCAAAATGGGTCGAACCACCAAGAAGGACGACTCGTGGCTTCACCCCGCGCCCGCAAGTTGGCGAAAGAACTTAAAGTTGATTTGACAACTCTTAAAGGCAGTGGCCCTTATGGTCGCATCGTCGCTCTTGATGTGGAAGGTGTCGTTAATAAAGGTAAGCCAGCCGCACCTGCACCAGTTACCCCCGCAACAACTGCACCAACCATCACCCCTGCTGCACCACCAACACCCCAGCCAACAGCACCCGCACTCATCCCAGCCGCCGCCAGTGCCATTCCTGGCCAAACAGTGCCCTTAACTACCTTCCAAAATGCTGTAGTACGGAATATGGTAGCCACCTTGTCTGTGCCCGTTTTCCGTGTTGGTTACACCATTACCACCGATGGACTAGACAAGCTTTACAAGCAAATTAAGTCCAAAGGCGTGACAATGACAGCGCTACTGGCGAAAGCTGTGGCGGTGACATTGCAAAAACACCCATTATTAAATGCCAGCTATTCAGACCAAGGAATTGTCTATCATTCCGATATCAATATATCTGTAGCCGTGGCTATGGATGATGGCGGATTAATTACACCAGTGTTACAAAATGCAGATTCAGTAGATATTTATTCTCTCTCACGCACTTGGAAATCTTTAGTAGAACGCGCTAGAACAAAACAACTACAACCACAAGAATACAACAGCGGTACTTTTACCCTATCGAACTTGGGCATGTTTGGTGTAGACAAATTTGATGCTATTTTGCCTCCTGGACAAGGTTCAATTTTAGCGATCGGTGCATCCCGTCCGCAAGTGGTAGCAACATCTGATGGTTTATTTGGTGTACGGCAACAAATGCAGGTGAATATTACTTGTGACCACCGCATTATTTACGGCGCTCATGCTGCGGCATTCTTGCAAGATTTAGCCAAGTTGATTGAGACAAATCCTCAATCTTTAACGCTCTAG
- a CDS encoding Uma2 family endonuclease, giving the protein MVVTLELCQIDFQPGQCLILREITWTEFEAILDELGEHRAARVAYYQGTLEIRMPTPEHEVDKELIGDMVKILLDELQLDWEPYGSTTFKRAEMAAGVEPDTCFYIQNARKMIGKRRINLSVDPPPDLAIEIDVTSKTQLSSYVTLGVPELWCYGDGKLQVFVLNQGEYIKVETSFIFENLPVIEGILQFLQLSLTQGSSTARRAFRQWVREALAK; this is encoded by the coding sequence ATGGTTGTTACACTGGAACTGTGCCAAATCGATTTTCAACCAGGACAGTGCTTGATATTGCGAGAAATCACCTGGACAGAATTTGAAGCAATTTTAGACGAACTTGGAGAACATCGCGCTGCAAGAGTTGCTTACTATCAAGGGACGTTAGAGATTCGGATGCCAACACCAGAACATGAAGTTGACAAAGAACTCATTGGTGATATGGTTAAAATTTTACTTGATGAGTTACAACTTGACTGGGAACCTTACGGCTCGACAACATTTAAGCGAGCAGAAATGGCAGCAGGTGTAGAACCGGATACTTGTTTTTACATCCAAAATGCTCGCAAAATGATTGGCAAGCGACGGATAAATTTGTCAGTTGATCCACCACCAGATTTAGCAATTGAAATTGATGTCACCTCAAAAACCCAGCTTTCAAGTTATGTGACCTTGGGTGTACCCGAACTGTGGTGTTATGGAGATGGCAAGTTGCAAGTGTTTGTCTTAAATCAAGGAGAGTACATTAAGGTTGAAACTAGCTTTATATTTGAAAACCTGCCTGTAATTGAGGGAATATTACAGTTTTTGCAATTGAGTTTAACACAAGGATCTAGTACAGCCAGACGAGCATTTCGGCAATGGGTGCGTGAAGCATTGGCTAAATAA
- a CDS encoding Uma2 family endonuclease, with protein MTQADLSPTLAVNIPATLTLIVTHEQFIELALANRDLQLERTATGELIVMPPTGSDSGKRNFDIAGQLWLWNRQNKLGVAFDSSTGFYLLNGSDRSPDVAWIRQDRWDALSTEQQETFAPICPDFVLELRSKNDSIEKLRAKMREYIDNGARLAWLIDQKNKQVEIYRPNQDVEVLNNPVSLSGDDVLPGFVLDLTEVWN; from the coding sequence ATGACACAAGCCGACTTATCTCCAACCCTTGCCGTCAATATCCCAGCTACATTAACACTGATAGTTACCCACGAACAGTTTATTGAATTGGCATTGGCTAACCGAGATTTACAATTAGAACGAACTGCTACAGGAGAGTTGATTGTTATGCCACCGACGGGTAGTGATAGTGGCAAGAGAAACTTTGACATTGCCGGACAACTCTGGTTGTGGAACCGTCAAAATAAATTAGGTGTAGCTTTTGACTCATCTACAGGTTTTTATCTACTTAATGGTAGCGATCGCTCTCCCGATGTAGCATGGATACGTCAAGATAGATGGGATGCCCTTAGCACAGAACAGCAAGAAACTTTTGCTCCAATTTGTCCTGACTTCGTGCTGGAATTACGGTCTAAAAATGACTCCATAGAAAAGTTACGTGCGAAAATGAGGGAATACATCGACAATGGCGCTCGTTTAGCTTGGTTAATTGACCAGAAAAATAAACAAGTAGAAATTTATCGCCCAAATCAAGATGTAGAAGTATTGAATAATCCTGTCAGCTTGTCAGGGGACGATGTTCTACCTGGATTTGTGTTGGATTTAACCGAAGTATGGAATTAA
- a CDS encoding PEP-CTERM sorting domain-containing protein (PEP-CTERM proteins occur, often in large numbers, in the proteomes of bacteria that also encode an exosortase, a predicted intramembrane cysteine proteinase. The presence of a PEP-CTERM domain at a protein's C-terminus predicts cleavage within the sorting domain, followed by covalent anchoring to some some component of the (usually Gram-negative) cell surface. Many PEP-CTERM proteins exhibit an unusual sequence composition that includes large numbers of potential glycosylation sites. Expression of one such protein has been shown restore the ability of a bacterium to form floc, a type of biofilm.) — translation MKVVKNLIFACIGATLGLTLEVSSALAAPFGFGVDTSSSLYSIDLGSGNATLIGNTGIFLEGIAIDQSGNLFATDTIGDLYSLDSSNGSSALIGGTSLGNIEALDFLGNTLLGVDFNSTPTVYAINVTDASVTTVTTSATTIGAVRSGTVLDNNTLLVRSDEDGLGNFGNFLHTLDLTTGATSLIGNLTNITAALDFASDGNLYGLRDNGEVVVIDPSNASETVIGNTGNQFWLGLAATSQPSVPVPEPSSGLSLLVLGSLGGGFVLKRKRPVSAKN, via the coding sequence ATGAAAGTCGTAAAAAATCTGATTTTTGCTTGCATAGGAGCTACCCTAGGCTTAACTCTTGAAGTATCATCTGCCTTAGCAGCCCCTTTTGGCTTCGGTGTTGATACAAGCAGTAGTCTGTATTCAATCGATTTAGGATCTGGAAATGCTACTTTAATTGGAAACACAGGAATTTTTCTTGAAGGTATTGCTATAGATCAGAGTGGAAATTTATTTGCTACTGATACTATTGGTGATCTTTACAGCCTTGATTCATCCAATGGTAGTTCAGCATTGATTGGGGGAACAAGTCTGGGAAATATTGAAGCACTTGATTTTTTAGGAAACACACTGCTGGGTGTGGATTTCAATTCTACTCCAACAGTTTACGCAATTAATGTTACAGACGCTTCAGTTACTACTGTAACAACATCAGCAACGACTATAGGAGCGGTTCGTTCAGGTACTGTATTAGATAACAATACTTTGCTGGTTAGATCGGATGAAGATGGATTGGGTAATTTTGGTAATTTCCTGCACACTCTCGACCTAACCACAGGAGCGACATCATTAATTGGTAACCTTACTAATATCACTGCTGCCCTTGACTTTGCTAGTGATGGTAATCTCTATGGGTTACGAGACAACGGCGAGGTCGTTGTGATTGACCCATCTAACGCATCTGAAACAGTTATTGGCAATACTGGAAACCAGTTTTGGCTTGGCTTAGCAGCTACATCACAGCCGAGTGTTCCAGTTCCAGAACCATCTTCTGGGTTAAGTCTACTGGTTCTTGGTTCTTTAGGAGGGGGTTTTGTTCTAAAGCGAAAACGACCAGTCTCTGCAAAGAACTAG
- the fghA gene encoding S-formylglutathione hydrolase, with protein MTNLQLISEHKSFGGKLGFYSHHSSTCNVEMRFAVYQPPQALQKPVPVLYFLSGLTSTEENFMVKAGAQRYAAEYGLMLVAPDTSPRNTGIPGEDDDWDFGTGAGFYVDATEQPWRQHYQMYSYVVQELPALIAANFPAQTEKQGIFGHSMGGHGALVCALRNSQLYKSVSAFAPIAAPIRSPWGQKVLSRYLGSNQESWRLYDASELVKQVKYHSPILIDQGTADKYLTDQLFPEVFAEACATVNQPLTLRYQEGYDHGYYFIASFIEDHIRYHAIALEKSK; from the coding sequence ATGACTAATCTACAACTCATCTCAGAACATAAAAGCTTTGGCGGCAAACTTGGCTTTTACTCTCATCATTCTTCAACCTGTAACGTTGAAATGCGCTTTGCTGTCTACCAACCACCGCAAGCCCTGCAAAAACCAGTACCAGTTCTCTATTTTCTCTCTGGTTTGACTTCCACTGAAGAAAATTTTATGGTAAAAGCAGGGGCGCAACGCTACGCGGCTGAGTACGGCTTGATGTTAGTTGCACCAGATACTAGTCCCCGTAACACTGGTATTCCTGGTGAAGATGATGATTGGGATTTTGGCACAGGTGCAGGCTTTTATGTTGATGCTACAGAACAACCGTGGCGTCAACATTACCAAATGTATAGTTATGTCGTTCAAGAATTACCCGCTTTAATTGCTGCAAATTTCCCCGCGCAAACTGAGAAACAAGGCATTTTCGGTCATTCGATGGGGGGACATGGGGCGCTAGTTTGTGCGCTGCGAAATTCGCAACTATATAAATCAGTTTCAGCTTTTGCACCCATCGCTGCACCTATACGTTCTCCTTGGGGTCAAAAGGTATTGAGTCGTTATTTAGGAAGTAATCAAGAAAGTTGGCGCTTGTATGATGCTAGTGAATTAGTCAAACAAGTAAAATATCATAGTCCAATTCTCATTGACCAAGGCACTGCTGATAAATATTTAACTGACCAATTATTCCCAGAGGTATTTGCAGAAGCTTGTGCAACAGTTAACCAGCCTCTTACTTTACGTTATCAAGAAGGCTATGACCACGGTTATTATTTCATCGCCAGTTTTATTGAAGACCACATCCGTTACCATGCGATCGCTTTAGAGAAAAGCAAGTGA
- a CDS encoding DUF29 domain-containing protein — MANLYETDFYSWTQQQANLLLHQQWHQLDLSNLIEEIESLGRQERTELRNRLSILIGHLLKWEYQSERRSRSWLNTIRIQRLDTLELLEENPSLKPYLQEVLPKAYVKGIVLASGETNLPVKTFPPNCPYLLEEILSDRFYPGEPTTDDLME; from the coding sequence ATGGCGAACCTGTATGAAACTGATTTCTATAGTTGGACTCAACAACAAGCTAACTTGTTGCTTCATCAACAATGGCATCAACTTGACTTGTCCAATTTAATTGAGGAAATTGAATCCTTGGGAAGACAGGAACGTACTGAACTGCGAAATCGTTTAAGTATATTAATTGGACATTTATTGAAATGGGAATATCAATCTGAACGTCGCAGTCGTAGTTGGTTGAATACGATTCGCATACAGCGCTTGGATACGTTGGAATTACTTGAAGAAAACCCTAGTCTCAAACCCTATCTGCAAGAAGTTCTGCCAAAAGCCTATGTTAAAGGAATTGTATTAGCTTCTGGAGAAACAAATTTACCAGTGAAAACATTTCCGCCAAATTGCCCTTACTTACTAGAGGAAATTCTAAGCGATCGCTTTTATCCCGGTGAACCTACCACAGATGATTTAATGGAATGA
- a CDS encoding DUF29 domain-containing protein — protein sequence MQTPESKEIAANLIQNLYETDFSAWTQQQAKLLGHQQWHQLDLSNLIEEIESLGRRERQELRNRLSVLIGHLLKWEYQPTKRSRSSLATIRVQRREVLKLLNENPSLQSDLETTLKDADENAKDLASGETNLSVSTFPQQCCYKLAEILSDRFYPGEPATDDLME from the coding sequence ATGCAGACACCAGAAAGTAAAGAAATAGCGGCAAACCTGATACAAAATCTCTATGAAACTGACTTTTCTGCTTGGACTCAGCAGCAAGCTAAATTGTTGGGTCATCAACAATGGCATCAACTTGACTTGTCTAATTTAATCGAGGAAATTGAATCCTTGGGCAGAAGAGAACGCCAAGAATTGAGAAATCGCCTCAGTGTATTAATTGGGCATTTGTTGAAGTGGGAATATCAACCTACAAAACGCAGTCGTAGTTCGTTAGCAACAATTCGCGTCCAACGTCGGGAAGTTTTGAAATTACTCAATGAAAATCCTAGTTTACAGTCTGATCTAGAAACAACGCTAAAAGATGCTGACGAAAACGCCAAGGATTTAGCATCAGGAGAAACAAACCTGTCTGTTTCAACTTTTCCTCAACAATGTTGTTATAAGTTGGCAGAAATTTTGAGCGATCGCTTTTATCCCGGTGAACCTGCCACAGATGATTTAATGGAATAA
- a CDS encoding S-(hydroxymethyl)glutathione dehydrogenase/class III alcohol dehydrogenase: MEVKAAVAYGAGKPLSIETVQLSGPQAGEVLVEIKATGVCHTDAYTLSGADPEGLFPAILGHEGAGVVVEVGAGITSVKPGDHVIPLYTPECRQCEYCLSFKTNLCQAIRTTQGRGVMPDGTSRFSIDGQMIHHYMGTSTFANYTVLPEIAVAKIRQDAPFDKVCYIGCGVTTGIGAVINTAKVEPGANVVVFGLGGIGLNVIQGARMVGADMIVGVDINPNKRALAEKFGMTHFVNPQEIEGDLVSYLVNLTKGGADYSFECIGNVNVMRQALECCHKGWGVSVIIGVAGAGQEISTRPFQLVTGRVWKGSAFGGARGRTDVPKIVDWYMEGKINIDDLITHVMPIEKINDAFDLMHKGESIRSVVTF, encoded by the coding sequence GTGGAAGTTAAAGCAGCAGTCGCTTACGGCGCGGGTAAGCCGTTGTCTATTGAAACTGTTCAACTATCCGGGCCACAAGCTGGGGAAGTGTTGGTTGAAATTAAAGCTACCGGAGTTTGCCACACTGATGCTTACACGCTTTCTGGTGCAGATCCTGAAGGTTTGTTTCCGGCAATTTTAGGGCATGAAGGCGCTGGTGTGGTGGTAGAGGTAGGTGCTGGTATCACAAGTGTAAAACCAGGGGATCATGTAATTCCTTTATACACCCCAGAATGTCGTCAATGTGAATATTGTCTCAGCTTCAAAACTAACCTTTGTCAAGCGATTCGCACTACCCAAGGACGCGGTGTGATGCCCGATGGTACTAGTCGCTTCAGCATCGATGGACAGATGATTCATCATTATATGGGCACATCCACCTTCGCTAATTATACGGTGCTGCCAGAAATCGCCGTGGCCAAAATTCGCCAAGATGCCCCCTTTGATAAGGTTTGTTACATTGGCTGTGGTGTGACAACAGGTATTGGTGCAGTCATTAATACAGCCAAGGTGGAACCTGGGGCAAATGTGGTGGTGTTTGGCTTGGGTGGTATTGGCTTAAATGTCATCCAAGGAGCGCGGATGGTGGGAGCGGATATGATTGTGGGGGTGGATATTAATCCCAATAAACGTGCTTTGGCTGAAAAGTTTGGCATGACGCACTTTGTTAATCCCCAAGAAATAGAAGGTGATTTAGTTAGCTATTTGGTTAATTTAACTAAAGGCGGTGCTGACTACAGCTTTGAATGTATCGGCAATGTGAACGTCATGCGTCAAGCTTTAGAATGCTGTCATAAAGGTTGGGGTGTGAGTGTAATTATTGGGGTTGCTGGTGCTGGACAGGAAATTAGTACTCGTCCGTTTCAACTTGTGACTGGGCGTGTTTGGAAAGGTTCGGCATTTGGTGGTGCAAGGGGGCGTACAGATGTGCCAAAAATTGTTGATTGGTATATGGAAGGTAAAATCAACATTGATGATTTGATTACTCATGTAATGCCCATTGAAAAAATTAATGATGCCTTTGATTTAATGCATAAAGGCGAATCAATTCGTAGTGTAGTGACGTTTTAA